The window TCCCCACGTGCAACCATCAATCCGTCCGAAACCTCAATGATTTCATCAATATGGTCTACACCCTCTTGGTTCTCAATCTTAGGTATGATTTGAATATGGCTACCACCATTTTGTTCAAGTAGTTCGCGAATTTCAAGAACGTCTTTCGGTGTACGTACAAAGGAAGCTGCAATAAAATCTACACCCTGCTCAATACCAAATAGAATATCCTGTGCATCCTTTTCTGTAATCCCAGGAAGTTTTACTGATACGCCAGGAACGTTGACACCTTTTTTATTTTTTAATAGGCCTGCATTTTCCACAATTGTATGGATTAAACCTTTTTCTAAATCCTTAGCTAGAACGCGAAGTTCAATTAGACCATCATCTAATAGAATGCGATCATTTTGATCAACATCTTCAATTAAGTTCTCATACGTAACAGAGAAGCTGCTTTCATTTCCCAAAACTTCAGTCATTGAAATATCGATCACTTGTCCTTGTTTAAGATGCAGCTCTCCATTCTCCATTGTATGTGTACGAATTTCAGGACCCTTTGTATCAAGTAAGATCCCAACTGGTTTATTCAGTTTTTGAGCCACTTCTCGAATTGTCGCGATTCTAACTGCGTGCTCTTCATGATTCCCATGTGAAAAGTTTAATCTTGCAACATTCATGCCTGCTTCCATTAATTTAGTAAGCATTTCTGGTGATTCACTTGCTGGACCTATTGTACATACGATTTTTGTTTTTCTCATAGTTTTCTCTCCGTTTGCTTTTAATTATATTGAAAGTTCTTTCGACAATGTATAAAGACTTAAATCTGCCTTATGCTTGTTTGCAAAGGCTTCTTCTAAGTCATAATCATAAATCTCATGATTTTTAAAACCTACTGCACGGCCTCCTCTACCCTCTAACAGGACTTCTACAGCTTTTGCGCCAAAGCGCCCTGCTAAAACACGATCTCGTGCAGAAGGTGAACCACCCCGTTGGATATGTCCAAGTACTGATACTCTTGTTGTAATATCCGCTTTTTCTTTTAATATTTTTGCCAATTCACTACCAGCCATTACTCCTTCAGCCACTATGATGATACTATGCTTTTTACCACGAGCAATACCGTGTTCAATACGAGAAATAATATCATCAATATCGTAATCTTCTTCAGGAATTAATATCGATTCTGCACCAGCAGCAAGTCCTGCCCATAACGCAATATCTCCTGCATCTCTTCCCATTACCTCAACGATGAATGAATTTTCATGTGAAGTGGCTGTATCACGAATCTTATCAATCGATTCAATTACGGTATTTAGTGCCGTATCAAAGCCGATTGTATATTCTGTCCCAGGAATATCGTTATCGATTGTTCCAGGAACTCCTACACTTGGAAATCCTTTTTTCGTAAGCGCCAATGCACCTCGATAAGAACCGTCTCCCCCAATAACAACAAGGCCTTCTACTCCAGCTTGTCTCATTTTTTCAATACCCTGCAATTGATATTGATCTTCTTTAAATTCCGGGCAACGGGAAGAAAACAATTTAGTTCCGCCTCGTTGAATAATTCCACCAACAGAGCCTAAATCTAAAAGCTCCATCCTTCCTTCGATAAAACCTTCATATCCATGATAAATGCCCATTACTTCAACACCATGGAAATTGGCTTTACGGACAACTGCACGAATGGCAGCATTCATTCCTGGAGAATCTCCCCCACTAGTCAATACGGCAATTCTCTTCATTGCATAAAGAACCTCCTACTATTTCCTCTTATTAAACACATTAGCATAAAATAAAATGAATGTGATTATTTCAAAAAAGTTCTAACGATACTTTTACAATAAAATAATTAAATAAATATTGGGGAAATGCTCAAAATTTATATAATTAACTATTCTTGTGTTTATTCTACTCTTATTCTGCAAAAAACACGAGCATCTCTATAATGTGAAATTATTGTATAAACTCATGCACCGAATATTATTAGGAATGAATAATTCTATTATTGATGCTAACTAAAACCCCTTAATAAGAATTCTCTTTTTTATATTTCCTTTAAAAGTACTCTTCAATCAGGAAATTATTTAGTTACTCAGAAAGAGTTGTATATATTCAGTTTATGTATCGGCAAAAAAAACGACAAAATCCAATTTGGATTTTGTCATTTTACTTTATCAACCATCGAAATTTTAAAATAGCTGCATGCATTAAGATTGGTTAACTTCTTCTTCTTCTATGAATTCGCCTATTTTTCTGAATTTATCGTAACGATCATTAATAAGTTCTGATTCAGATAGACTATTCAATTCTGTTAATGCATTGTCAATACATTCTTTAAGTTCTTTAGCTTGAGCTTGTACATCTCGGTGTGCTCCCCCAGCAACCTCAGTGACAATGCCATCAATTATATCCATGTCTTTTAAATCAAAAGCAGTGATTTTCATAGCTTCTGCTGCTTGTTTCGCTAAAGTGGCATCTTTCCATAGAATGGATGCTGCACCTTCAGGAGATATTACGGAATAAGTTGAATTCTCAAGCATAAATAATCTATTTGCTACCCCTAATGCTAACGCTCCCCCACTGCCGCCTTCACCAATAACTACACTGATTACCGGAACCTTAAGTCCAGCCATTTCTAAAAGATTTTTTGCTATGGCTTCACTTTGACCACGTTCCTCTGCGGCTTTACCTGGATAGGCTCCCTTTGTATCAATAAAACAAATAATTGGTCGTTTAAATTTCTCTGCTTGCTTCATTAAGCGTAATGCTTTTCGATACCCCTCTGGATGTGGCATTCCAAAATTACGACGTATGTTTTCTTTTGTTGTTTTACCCCTTTGATGTCCAATAATCGTAATTGGCTGCCCATTAAAACTCGCTATTCCCCCAATGATTGCTTCGTCATCTCCAAAGAGGCGATCACCGTGTAACTCGATAAAATCAGAGAAAATTTCATTAATATAGTCCAATGTTGTTGGACGTTGTGCATGTCGAGCTACTTGCACTCTATCCCATGGCTCCATATTTGTGTAAATTTTCGCTTCCAACTGCTGGAGTCTTGTTTCAAGTGTTTCAATTTCAGATGACATATCGACTTCTGCATTTTTAGCAATTTCTTTTAGTTCATCAATTTTTTCGCGAAGCTTTACTACTGGTTCTTCGAAGTCAAGTGATTTAGACATTTGAAACTCCTCCTTTTTGGTGCAGTTTTACAATTATCGCTAATTTATCTCGCATTTCTTTACGATGGAAAATGGCATCAAGTTGACCATGTGCAAGTAAAAATTCAGCTGTTTGGAAATCATCTGGCAGCTTTTCCCGAACAGTCTGTTCAATTACACGACGTCCCGCAAAGCCAATTAAAGCTTGCGGCTCAGCAATATTTAAATCCCCTAATGATGCAAAACTTGCTGATACTCCCCCTGTTGTTGGATGAGTCATGATTGATATGAATAGTAAGCCATGATCACTATGACGTTTTAAGGCAACACTTGTTTTTGCCATTTGCATCAGTGAGATTACCCCTTCTTGCATACGCGCCCCACCACTAGCTGTAAAAATAATAAATGGCAATCCATATTCTGTTGCTTTTTCAATCGCACGTGTAATTTTTTCGCCAACTACTGACCCCATTGATCCCATTCGGAAATGAGAATCCATAATTGCAATTACTACTTGTGTCCCTTTAATACTTCCCATTCCAGTTAAAACTGCTTCATTTAATCCCGTTTTGAGTGAATCAATTTCTATTTTTTCTAAATAGGAAGGGAATTTTAATGGGTTAGAAGTACGTAAGTTTTCATCAAAAGATTCAAATGTACCTTCATCTAGCAAAATAGAAACTCGTTCCCATGCGGTCATTTTGTAGTGATGATCACAGTTAGGACATACTTTTAAATTGTTTTCTAATTCCTTAGATAAGTAGATTTTCTTGCACTCGGGACATTTTGTCATTAAATCTGCAGGAAAGGAATTTTCTTTATTGCGATCTACAATGACCCCTTTTTGTTTCTTTTTGTTAATAGATAATAAACTTCTAATTGCCACTGTTTTTTTCCCCCTTACCATTATGATGATGAATTTCTCAAAAAGTTAATCCAGTTTTCATAAGCGTTCAATGCTTCTTTTTCATAACCAAGCTGAATTGATTTAATAAGCATTTGAAGCATCGGTTTTTCTTCTCTAGTTGATACTTTTTTCAGTGGAGTTGAACTATATGCTACGAGTTGTATCCATATTTTTAAAGCTAGTCTATTACCAGATGCTATGATTAATTCTCTTAATAAGAGGTCTCTGACAATTTCATTTTCTAGCTCTAGTTTCATAAACAAGCTTTCCCAAACTGGTAAATTTCTTAAAGATTGTTCTGAACAGATGACTCTTATGGCTTCCTTTTCATGCATTCTTCTAACGATATGAACATCCTCTACAGCCTTATTTTCTTGCAATATAAAAGATGCAAGAATCTCGACCAGCTGGTTTGAATGAACAGCAGATAAAAAGGTCCCCCCGCCATGTCTTGTTTCAATAAGTCCAAGCAACTCTAAGCTTCTTAGGGCTTCCCTTACTGAAGAACGGCCAACGTTCAGTCTTTCCGATAGTACACGTTCTGAAGGTATTTTTTCTCCCGGTTGAATCCCCTCGTGTTTGATTAACTCTCGTAATTGGTGAACAATCTCTAAAAATACTTTTTTGTTTTCCTGTTTTTTATCCATAAGCACCCCGCATAACGTTAGGAACTAAAGGCATGTTTTTTTTCCGTACAATGCAAATCACATAACAAACAGTAGAATGTACGATTTTTGGCTATACTAGAGCAAATCAATAAGTTCAAAAGCTGATTTTCAAATCTAATTTTCCGAACAGCTCAAAAGTGGTCTGACCACTTTTAATTAGAATACATAATGTACTTTCATTTGTAAAGAAAAAACTGCGCAAAATTTGCACAGTTTTTGTAATTCTTCCTATTTTTCGCTCGCTATTGACTATTTTTCATCGTTTTTACCTTTATTTGCGAATTTCCATTTCGGAATTCTAAAACACCTTCAACATATACTATTTGATCTTCTTTAATCCATCCAATGACTTCATTATAACTTTGTGGAAAGAGTGTTGCAGAAATAGTTCCATACTCGTCCTGAAGCTGAATAAAGGCCATTAACTCCCCTTTTTTCGTGCGAATTTGGCGTATCCCTTCAACCATACCCACTAATTTTACAAAGCTATTAGGACGCACCTGAAATAGTCCCTTAGTGGTTGTACTGGCATCATTCCATTTTTTTCTTTCTAATGCCACTGGATGTTCCGATAAGTAGAACCCAAGTGCTTCCTTTTCAAATTGAAGCTTCATCTTATCCGGTATTTGATGAGCTTCCACATATTTAGGCTTACCAAATATTAAGCTATCTGATGCAAATAAATCATTTTCCTCTTCAGTTGGTCGGACAAGTGAAGCATGCTTTCCTGCTGCATCAATTGTGGCTAAAAGTGTGGCTCTGTCCTTTCCAAAATCATCTAAGGCACCTGATTTGATCAGTGGTTCAATTACTTTTCGAGTAAAGTGGGCCGCACTTATAGATACTGCCAAATCAAAAATATCTTCAAAGGGTTGCTCCTTAAACTTTCGAATGGCTACTATTTTTTGTAAAAGAGGTGTTGGTACACCTTTTATGGCTGATAGGCTAAAACGAATATTTTCTTGTTCGACTGTAAATACTCTTTGACTTTTGCGGATTGATGGTCTTAAAACGTCTATTCCTTTATTTCTTGCTTCTAATATAAGTTGGAATAGCTTTTCTTGATTACCTATTGCATTTGTCATTAAAGCTGCATAGAAGTTTGCAGGGAAATTCGCCTTCAAATAGGCCATTTGATAGGAGATAAAGCTATAGGCCACCGCATGACTCTTTGCAAAACCGTAATCCGCAAATCGAACGATTAACTCATACACTTCTTTTGCTATATTTTCAGGGTACCCATTCGAAACTGCACCCTTCACAAAAGCATATTCTTGTTGTTCTAATACTTCTCTTTTCTTTTTACTTACAGCTCTTCTTAGCAAGTCTGCCTGGCCAATCGTAAAACCTGCGAATACATGGGCAATTTGCATAATCTGCTCTTGGTAAACGATAACACCATATGTTTCCTGTAAAATTTGCTCAAGTATAGGATGCGGCATTAAGACTTGCTCACGTTTTGCTTTCCTTCTTGCATAGACAGGAATAAAATCCATTGGACCCGGACGATACAGGGCATTAACAGCCACAATATCCAAGAATTCTGTTGGTGCAATCTCCCTTAATGCATTTTTCATTCCATCTGATTCAAGCTGGAATATTCCTGTGGTATCACCCTGCCCTAATAACTGAAAAGTCTTCTCGTCATCGAATGGGATTTGGTTAAAATCAATCCACTTTTTATGTGTATAATAGATTGACTGTCGTATATTTTCTAAAATAGTCAAATTACGCAGGCCTAAAAAATCCATCTTCAATAATCCTACCTGTTCAACCTCCTGCATTGGCCACTGTGTTAAATAAATATCATCGTGGCCTTTTTCAATAGGCACTACATCAACTAAAGGCATAGGGCTTAGTACTACTCCGGCTGCATGGGTTGATGCATTCCTAGGTAAACCTTCCAGCTTTTTCGCTGCCAAAAACCAAGTTTTACGAATTTGTTCTGCTTCCACCCATGTCCGTAGATGTTCTGAGGAATCATAGGCTTCTTGAAGAGTGATACCAATTTTATTTGGTATTAATTTAGATATCATAGCTAAAGTTTCACTTTCAAAGTTAAACATCCGGGCAACATCTCTAGCAACAGCCTTTGCGGACAATGTACCAAAAGTTATAATTTGGGCTACGTATTGCTTTCCATATTTATTAGCTACATATTGAATAACCTCTTGACGCTTCGTATCAACGAAATCAATATCGATATCAGGAAGTGTAATTCGTTCTGGATTTAAAAAGCG is drawn from Lysinibacillus sp. SGAir0095 and contains these coding sequences:
- the pfkA gene encoding 6-phosphofructokinase yields the protein MKRIAVLTSGGDSPGMNAAIRAVVRKANFHGVEVMGIYHGYEGFIEGRMELLDLGSVGGIIQRGGTKLFSSRCPEFKEDQYQLQGIEKMRQAGVEGLVVIGGDGSYRGALALTKKGFPSVGVPGTIDNDIPGTEYTIGFDTALNTVIESIDKIRDTATSHENSFIVEVMGRDAGDIALWAGLAAGAESILIPEEDYDIDDIISRIEHGIARGKKHSIIIVAEGVMAGSELAKILKEKADITTRVSVLGHIQRGGSPSARDRVLAGRFGAKAVEVLLEGRGGRAVGFKNHEIYDYDLEEAFANKHKADLSLYTLSKELSI
- a CDS encoding acetyl-CoA carboxylase carboxyltransferase subunit alpha encodes the protein MSKSLDFEEPVVKLREKIDELKEIAKNAEVDMSSEIETLETRLQQLEAKIYTNMEPWDRVQVARHAQRPTTLDYINEIFSDFIELHGDRLFGDDEAIIGGIASFNGQPITIIGHQRGKTTKENIRRNFGMPHPEGYRKALRLMKQAEKFKRPIICFIDTKGAYPGKAAEERGQSEAIAKNLLEMAGLKVPVISVVIGEGGSGGALALGVANRLFMLENSTYSVISPEGAASILWKDATLAKQAAEAMKITAFDLKDMDIIDGIVTEVAGGAHRDVQAQAKELKECIDNALTELNSLSESELINDRYDKFRKIGEFIEEEEVNQS
- the accD gene encoding acetyl-CoA carboxylase, carboxyltransferase subunit beta, which gives rise to MAIRSLLSINKKKQKGVIVDRNKENSFPADLMTKCPECKKIYLSKELENNLKVCPNCDHHYKMTAWERVSILLDEGTFESFDENLRTSNPLKFPSYLEKIEIDSLKTGLNEAVLTGMGSIKGTQVVIAIMDSHFRMGSMGSVVGEKITRAIEKATEYGLPFIIFTASGGARMQEGVISLMQMAKTSVALKRHSDHGLLFISIMTHPTTGGVSASFASLGDLNIAEPQALIGFAGRRVIEQTVREKLPDDFQTAEFLLAHGQLDAIFHRKEMRDKLAIIVKLHQKGGVSNV
- a CDS encoding FadR/GntR family transcriptional regulator; this encodes MDKKQENKKVFLEIVHQLRELIKHEGIQPGEKIPSERVLSERLNVGRSSVREALRSLELLGLIETRHGGGTFLSAVHSNQLVEILASFILQENKAVEDVHIVRRMHEKEAIRVICSEQSLRNLPVWESLFMKLELENEIVRDLLLRELIIASGNRLALKIWIQLVAYSSTPLKKVSTREEKPMLQMLIKSIQLGYEKEALNAYENWINFLRNSSS
- the dnaE gene encoding DNA polymerase III subunit alpha, which translates into the protein MTVVYPQIRTSADLLKSTIRMEELIPFLQSQEAIACAMVNTKLYGLLPFWYALKKAGIHPVVGLSIEVEFTEEVTLPILIYAKNNEGYQNLLKISSSISIREDEKIPWRWLAAYSKGCAAVISNDFDQWISESSLGYMQQAARTFQTDLYFGIARSGGVISPNEQRVFNLSKNLNVRCMAISECLFLKREDNFAYKVARAIETGVKLSEAIHSKHEQQYVPTATEWQNWYQDHPDLLENSRQLMLSCQVELTYDKHFMPKFPLQPGQTSEKVLTEMAIIGLKERLQTNSPSETYLNRLQYELQVITTMGYADYFLIVADFMNFAKKANILTGPGRGSSASSLVAYCLNITQVDPIKYGLLFERFLNPERITLPDIDIDFVDTKRQEVIQYVANKYGKQYVAQIITFGTLSAKAVARDVARMFNFESETLAMISKLIPNKIGITLQEAYDSSEHLRTWVEAEQIRKTWFLAAKKLEGLPRNASTHAAGVVLSPMPLVDVVPIEKGHDDIYLTQWPMQEVEQVGLLKMDFLGLRNLTILENIRQSIYYTHKKWIDFNQIPFDDEKTFQLLGQGDTTGIFQLESDGMKNALREIAPTEFLDIVAVNALYRPGPMDFIPVYARRKAKREQVLMPHPILEQILQETYGVIVYQEQIMQIAHVFAGFTIGQADLLRRAVSKKKREVLEQQEYAFVKGAVSNGYPENIAKEVYELIVRFADYGFAKSHAVAYSFISYQMAYLKANFPANFYAALMTNAIGNQEKLFQLILEARNKGIDVLRPSIRKSQRVFTVEQENIRFSLSAIKGVPTPLLQKIVAIRKFKEQPFEDIFDLAVSISAAHFTRKVIEPLIKSGALDDFGKDRATLLATIDAAGKHASLVRPTEEENDLFASDSLIFGKPKYVEAHQIPDKMKLQFEKEALGFYLSEHPVALERKKWNDASTTTKGLFQVRPNSFVKLVGMVEGIRQIRTKKGELMAFIQLQDEYGTISATLFPQSYNEVIGWIKEDQIVYVEGVLEFRNGNSQIKVKTMKNSQ